In the genome of Marispirochaeta aestuarii, one region contains:
- a CDS encoding anti-sigma factor family protein: MCPDKETISAYIDGELEQGWNETLGSHMENCPACSREVSQLRGLTRIMHTGDSVVEDALETARHRVWRGVRSSCEQRTYHPFPFRVVKIPVPTMALIAVLCLVMGAGTMMLWTGGYMDQGGAVAAIPEDHQFTSTEELLEYLSRHEKSLNITIQLPEEPVFLVLGEPQLLRAADYRQGE; this comes from the coding sequence ATGTGTCCTGATAAAGAAACAATATCCGCCTATATCGACGGCGAACTGGAACAGGGCTGGAATGAGACCCTGGGCTCCCATATGGAAAACTGCCCGGCCTGTTCCCGGGAAGTCAGTCAGTTGCGGGGATTAACCCGTATCATGCATACCGGGGATTCTGTTGTCGAAGATGCCCTTGAGACAGCCCGGCACCGCGTCTGGCGGGGGGTTCGGTCTTCCTGCGAACAAAGGACCTATCACCCCTTTCCCTTCAGGGTCGTAAAGATACCTGTACCGACCATGGCCCTGATTGCGGTCTTATGCCTGGTTATGGGCGCTGGTACAATGATGCTGTGGACCGGGGGCTATATGGACCAGGGAGGAGCGGTTGCCGCAATCCCGGAGGACCACCAGTTCACCAGCACGGAAGAACTCCTGGAGTATCTGTCCAGACACGAAAAGAGCCTTAATATAACGATACAACTCCCCGAGGAGCCGGTCTTCCTTGTTCTGGGGGAACCGCAGCTGCTGCGGGCAGCGGATTATCGCCAGGGAGAATAA
- a CDS encoding RNA polymerase sigma factor has protein sequence MSHEAQHAESFERVYKEVFPVLFRVAYHITGDKIATEDLCQEAFIRYFNRATPLKTIDDAKYWLIRVVKNLSFNYQKRKGREQKANVKVFNEPQPRMPGGEEEYLRRETSRMVREALEKLPPRLRSPIILKEYGGLSYKEIGKILRITEGNVKVRIFRARNQLQQYLDQEGIDVS, from the coding sequence ATGAGTCACGAAGCGCAACACGCCGAATCCTTCGAGCGGGTGTACAAGGAAGTCTTTCCCGTTCTTTTTCGGGTGGCGTATCATATAACCGGTGATAAGATCGCTACAGAAGACCTGTGTCAGGAAGCCTTCATTCGATATTTCAACCGGGCGACTCCCCTGAAAACGATAGATGATGCGAAATATTGGCTTATTCGAGTTGTCAAGAATCTCAGTTTCAATTACCAGAAGCGCAAGGGACGCGAACAGAAGGCCAATGTCAAAGTATTCAACGAACCTCAACCGCGGATGCCCGGCGGCGAAGAGGAGTACTTGCGAAGGGAGACGTCCCGTATGGTCAGGGAGGCCCTGGAAAAACTTCCTCCCCGTCTGCGATCTCCCATTATTCTCAAGGAGTATGGCGGCTTGAGCTACAAGGAAATCGGAAAAATTCTTCGTATAACCGAGGGAAACGTAAAAGTCCGGATCTTCCGGGCCAGAAACCAGCTTCAGCAATATCTGGATCAGGAGGGAATTGATGTGTCCTGA
- the cysS gene encoding cysteine--tRNA ligase, with the protein MALQFFNSYTRTLEEFIPLKDKTVSFYACGPTVYNYAHIGNLRAYVFEDVLRRTLEYLGYSVEHVMNITDVGHLTDDGDEGEDKMVKRSRESGRSVWDIAQFYTDAFFQDTDRLNIRRPSVACAATEHVDDMIALIRRLEEKGFTYTAGGNVYFDTSKFTDYGRMALLDRQEQQAGARVDVDENKRHPRDFVLWFTQSKYENHIMLWDSPWGRGYPGWHIECSAMSMKYLGEQFDIHCGGIDHIPVHHTNEIAQSEAATGKQWVRYWLHNEFLLMDSGKMSKSKGGFLTLQSLIDEGYDPLDYRYFLLGAHYRTQLRFSFDNLKSARSARISLVERIRELLGSGAAAGDVSALSERGMAYREAFRSDLEADLNTPRALATVWTLMKDKELAGEEALTLLYDFDQVLGLRLCEVKAPGEYVLSAEEKSLLEERNTARKEKNFARADEIRDYFSSKGLVLKDTSEGTVVKPAEV; encoded by the coding sequence CGGGCCTATGTATTCGAGGATGTTCTCCGGAGGACCCTTGAATATCTTGGATACAGCGTTGAGCACGTGATGAACATTACCGATGTCGGTCATTTGACCGATGACGGCGACGAAGGTGAGGATAAAATGGTCAAGCGCTCCCGGGAAAGCGGCAGAAGCGTGTGGGATATTGCACAATTCTACACCGACGCCTTTTTCCAGGATACCGACCGTCTCAATATCCGACGCCCCTCCGTTGCATGCGCGGCAACCGAACACGTCGACGATATGATCGCCCTTATCAGACGGCTTGAGGAAAAGGGCTTTACCTATACTGCCGGGGGAAACGTCTATTTTGACACCTCGAAATTCACCGATTACGGCAGAATGGCTCTGCTTGACCGGCAGGAACAGCAGGCCGGGGCCCGGGTGGATGTTGACGAAAACAAGCGTCACCCCCGGGATTTTGTGCTCTGGTTTACCCAGTCGAAGTACGAGAACCATATCATGCTCTGGGATTCTCCCTGGGGACGGGGGTATCCGGGATGGCACATCGAGTGTTCCGCGATGAGCATGAAGTACCTGGGAGAACAGTTCGATATTCACTGCGGCGGCATAGACCATATACCGGTCCACCACACCAACGAGATTGCCCAGTCAGAAGCCGCAACGGGAAAGCAGTGGGTCCGCTACTGGCTGCATAACGAGTTTCTGCTCATGGATTCGGGAAAAATGTCAAAATCCAAGGGAGGATTTCTTACCCTTCAGTCCCTTATTGACGAGGGCTACGATCCTCTGGATTATCGCTACTTCCTTCTCGGGGCCCATTACCGCACACAGCTGCGCTTCTCCTTCGATAACCTTAAAAGCGCCCGCTCCGCCCGTATCTCCCTTGTGGAAAGAATCCGGGAGCTTCTGGGATCCGGTGCTGCGGCCGGAGATGTCAGCGCCCTGTCGGAACGGGGCATGGCGTATCGTGAAGCCTTTCGAAGTGATCTTGAAGCTGATCTGAACACTCCCCGTGCCCTGGCTACGGTATGGACGCTTATGAAGGATAAGGAGCTCGCCGGGGAAGAAGCGCTGACCCTTCTATACGATTTTGACCAGGTTCTGGGACTCCGGCTGTGTGAGGTCAAGGCTCCCGGTGAGTATGTGCTTTCCGCTGAAGAGAAGTCCCTTCTTGAAGAGCGCAACACCGCAAGAAAGGAGAAGAATTTTGCCAGGGCGGATGAAATCCGTGACTATTTCAGCAGTAAGGGACTTGTACTCAAAGACACCTCCGAAGGGACGGTGGTGAAACCTGCCGAGGTGTAA